Proteins encoded by one window of Streptomyces sp. NBC_01571:
- a CDS encoding sugar ABC transporter ATP-binding protein, producing MAPEPPLLTMSGITKSFPGVRALDGVDLDVQAGEVHCLLGQNGAGKSTLIKVLAGAHQPDDGTIGWRGAPVALRSPIAAMRLGIATIYQELDLVEGLSVAENVHLGHEPTSAGFVVRGKAARASTAALLERLGHPEIDPARLVGELSAAQRQIVSMARALSHEVRLIVMDEPSAALDPDEVDNLFRIVAGLTADGVAVVYISHRLEEIRRIGDRVTVLKDGRAVAVGLPAKSTPTREVVALMTGRNVEYAFPDRPTRESTAEPVLRVRGLARAGEFAPLDLDLRPGEIVGLAGLVGSGRSEILETIYGARRPTAGQVHVDGRPLRPGSVRAAVRAGLGLAPEERKAQALLMLESVTRNVSVSSMSRFARGGWIDRGAERGAARAATRELSLRPDNPSVPVRTLSGGNQQKAVLARWLLRGCRVLLLDEPTRGVDVGARAELYAVVRRLAEEGLAVLLVSSEVPEVLGLADRVLVLREGRVVHTAPARELDEHRVLDLVMEGSPAS from the coding sequence ATGGCACCAGAACCACCGCTGCTCACCATGTCCGGCATCACCAAGTCGTTCCCCGGCGTCCGCGCCCTCGACGGCGTCGACCTCGACGTACAGGCCGGCGAGGTCCACTGTCTGCTCGGCCAGAACGGGGCCGGCAAGTCCACCCTCATCAAGGTGCTGGCCGGCGCGCACCAGCCCGACGACGGCACGATCGGCTGGCGCGGCGCACCCGTCGCGCTTCGCTCCCCGATCGCGGCCATGCGCCTCGGCATCGCCACCATCTACCAGGAACTCGACCTGGTGGAGGGCCTGTCGGTGGCCGAGAACGTCCACCTCGGACACGAACCCACCTCGGCCGGCTTCGTCGTACGGGGAAAGGCGGCGCGCGCGTCGACGGCCGCGCTCCTCGAACGGCTCGGACACCCCGAGATCGATCCGGCCCGGCTCGTCGGTGAACTCTCCGCCGCCCAGCGGCAGATCGTCTCCATGGCACGGGCGCTGTCCCACGAGGTACGCCTCATCGTCATGGACGAGCCGTCCGCGGCCCTCGACCCCGACGAGGTCGACAACCTCTTCCGCATCGTCGCCGGCCTCACCGCGGACGGCGTCGCCGTCGTCTACATCTCGCACCGGCTGGAGGAGATCCGGCGCATCGGCGACCGCGTGACCGTGCTCAAGGACGGGCGGGCGGTGGCGGTCGGACTCCCCGCCAAGTCCACCCCGACCCGCGAGGTCGTCGCGCTGATGACGGGCCGCAACGTGGAGTACGCCTTCCCGGACCGGCCCACACGGGAGTCCACGGCCGAGCCCGTGCTACGGGTCCGTGGCCTGGCCCGCGCCGGGGAGTTCGCGCCGCTGGACCTCGATCTGCGCCCCGGCGAGATCGTCGGCCTGGCCGGGCTCGTCGGCTCCGGACGCTCCGAGATCCTGGAGACGATCTACGGCGCGCGCAGACCGACCGCCGGCCAGGTCCATGTGGACGGACGCCCGTTGCGGCCCGGCAGCGTCCGCGCCGCCGTCCGCGCCGGACTCGGGCTCGCCCCCGAGGAGCGCAAGGCACAGGCCCTGCTGATGCTGGAGTCCGTCACCCGCAACGTCTCCGTGTCCTCCATGTCCCGCTTCGCCCGCGGGGGCTGGATCGACCGGGGCGCGGAACGGGGAGCGGCGCGGGCGGCGACCCGCGAACTGTCGCTGCGCCCCGACAACCCGTCGGTCCCGGTCCGCACACTGTCCGGCGGCAACCAGCAGAAGGCGGTCCTGGCGCGCTGGCTGCTGCGCGGCTGCCGGGTGCTGCTGCTCGACGAGCCGACCCGCGGTGTCGACGTCGGCGCCCGCGCCGAGCTGTACGCGGTCGTCCGCCGCCTCGCCGAGGAGGGCCTGGCCGTCCTGCTGGTGTCGAGCGAAGTGCCCGAGGTGCTGGGGCTCGCCGACCGTGTGCTGGTGCTGCGCGAGGGCCGGGTCGTGCACACCGCCCCCGCCCGGGAGCTCGACGAACACCGTGTACTCGACCTCGTCATGGAAGGAAGTCCGGCATCATGA